TGATAGAGTACACAATCTTCTGAAAGACCCAAAAGTTGCAGCATCTGTTGTTTATGGAGGCTCAGTAGATGAGGAAAATATGTAACCCAGTATCGTTCCTATATCTATTGTACTATTGCTTACATACCCTGTTCCTCATTCTATTTGATGTATCTTTTAGGGCCATTGAACCAACAATCTTGTTGAATCCTCCCCTTGATGCTGATATCATGAACGAAGAAATATTCGGCCCATTGCTTCCAATCATCACAGTAAGAGCAAActgattttcaagaaaattcgTTGCTATGTTTTACTTGAGAAACGTTGATCTATGCTTCCAATTGGAGTAAAAGGACTTCACTCTCGATGCATTTCATCAGAAAATctctttcaagaaaatgtctGACAAGAAAGTGGTTGTTTTAACAGCTAAAGAATATCGAAGAAAGCATTCAGTTCATAAACTCAAGGCCAAAACCTCTTGCAATATATGCATTTACCAAGAATGATTCGTTGAAGGAGAAAATCTTGCAGGAAACGTCTTCCGGAAGTCTGACTTTTAATGATGCTATGATTCAGGTATGATGATCCACCTCCTCTTTCAAATGTATTCTCAGCTAAATATAATCAGAAAAAGAGATGTTTAATTTACTTGTCATAACATTGCAATTTCAGTTTTTATGTGACACATTACCATTTGGAGGCGTTGGTCAGAGTGGTTACGGACGTTACCATGGGAAGTTCTCTTTTGACACATTCAGTCATGAAAAAGCAGTTCTACATAGGAGCTTCTTAGTTGAGTTGGAATCAAGGTATCCGCCATGGAATGATTTCAAGATGGAGTTTGTTAGATTGGCTTACAACTATGACTATCTTGGGATTATACTGCTCTTGCTGGGGTTGAGAGGACTAATCAGAACAAACCGAAGGCGGTAGAAGATAAAACTCTTCTCACTTAAATAAGGTTAATCCGTCATACGAAAGTGTCTACAAAACTGTTTGCTCAGTGAGAGAGCAAAAACTATTTGAGgaatattatgtatattattatttatcaattgaGGTAGTCTTCTCTGTTTCTACTTGCTATGTTATAaatcaatattcataaaaattactATTGTTCTATATAAATGAATAACTTAtgagttcttttcttttttttgggacTAAAGAGAAACTACTAAAGTAATTGTTGTAAAGTTACTAGAATTGCAGTTCTCTTTCTGAAGTGATTCGTCAAACCTGTTGAAGAAAGAAACACGGTTGCTGGCAGGGATTTGGAATTTAGGATCTTGTTCATTCTAATACTCTTCGTTATTTTAAAagctcaaaataaaaataattaaaaaaatttcatttatcCTTTAGCCGTATATGTTCTTAAAGACTacacacaaataaatatttgatgaaatacacatttctattttttaagaaataggTAAAcgaaaaaacaatttaaaacggaggaatatttttttttttttttgaaaaataaaatataatttggcACAGAAGAAAAGTTGTAGGCGAATAGAGTTGTCCGCAGCCATACATTTgcctttatttttctatatttaaataTCACACACATTATTCAACACGTGACTGGCACAAACGGTGCACGCGGATTGGTTATATGAGGAATGGCCCTCTCCTTGTCCAAAACGACGCCATTGAGAACCAATCTTTCCTATCGGCCACCGGAAAATGTCCAACGCGCCTCCGCTTTTCTCATGCCTATAGCAGATCTGACTTTTGGACGAATCTATACTGCCAATCTGATCCGATTCTGTCACCCTAGATTTCTATCAAGCCGTAACTTCGCTGCACTCAAAGGTCCGATGGCCGAGGAAACGAATCTCAAAAGCACCGTAGAGTCAACGATGGATAACAAGATCACCGTTGAGTCAACGACGAATAACAAAACGGAATCGGAGAAGAAACAGGAAGAATCAAAGGTTACCATACCACCGCCGCCGGAGAAGCCGTTGCCGGACGATTGTTGCGGGAGTGGATGTGTTAGATGCGTGTGGGACATGTATTATGAAGAACTCGAGGAATACAATAAGCTTTACAAGAGCAATCCAGATGTTAAACCTTCTTAGAGAATCTAgaattcatatattcatatgaATTGTTGTTTGCGATATTCATGATTAAATTATTGAAGACAGATTTACGAATAGGCAGATTCTTTGTAAACTTCACCGgttgttattttcttattctACTTCCTTATGGTTTGGGAACTAGTTTTGCCAAATATTGTAAGCAAAGATACGAAAGCTACTCGTAAATTATGTTGAGATATTGTGTGACAAAGATTAGTAATTGATGCAAAAGCCTAGGCAAAGATTACGTGTATGAGTAACAAGAAGttcaatcaaaaaaaaaatatgtatggagaaaaaaatatgtatggAGATCGGAAATAACTCAAAAGATGAGTCAGTACTATGGGTATCATTTGAACAACCTTTGAAACTAGTTGGATAGGcaaaatttatttcttcatccTTCCTATAGTAATTTAAGTACAAGGAAAAGGCACAAATTCCCCGTAAACTTGTCGAAAAAAATCAGTTACAATATATGGTGTATTACAATCGTTGTTACAGTCatgtcaaaaatttaaaaaagtatgttcttttttattaacttttttttgttaactATATTTTAcgttaattaattttcaattaattattaaaattctctaataattatattttcgtCATAGCAAAATTACAACAAgataaaaatttcaacaatGACCGCCAAAAACACTAATCGAAACATGGAGCTGATTTATGGAGTGGAAAATTCTATCGTTTTCGCAAAAAAGCCCGCCAGAGATGTAGCAGCGAAGAAACTACCAAATTTTTATCTCGCCAATGACATTAAGATATCTTTTATTAACAAACACAAATCAAAATCCACAAAACTTAAATTGATGATAAGTTGTAAGTAATTTGCTGAACAAGCTGAGAAGAAGTCGAAAAAGGAAGAAGGAGATATTTTTACTTAAAAGGAAGGAGAGAAAATGTGTTTTATCAAGAGGGTgggattgaagaagaagaaagtggattgtgaagaagaagagttgtgaatctaatttaaaaaaaaattctactctAATAAATTAGAcacacttatttttatttttttaaaaagttattttgccACATTAATTTtaagagtaaataaattaactttatGTGCGTAATATATCATTATAATAGTCTAAATATATGACTTTtcgaaataaatttaaaagcaAATCAATGTCTTTTTCCCTTTAGGTATGTTTGATCCTTTCTTAcatttgacctttttttttttttattcaaccattgatttaagttttaaatttctctTCTATAAATCTATTCGGCTATCATTACAAAAGAAGCAAACgaaataaaaactaatataattttttaatttgcaGCTATGGTATATTAACTATTTTTGTATCTACATAAAGGGGgtaatttatgataaattttataagaaaatgagttttaaaaaaatgtaaatattaaaatatttaaatacattcattaaattaaaaatcaacaaTACCTCTAACTTTGCAAAATTGTAGCTAGATGGAattcattttcttattaaaatatcaaaaaatatatattattttttcacacTGATAAGGTAATAAGTTATATataactcatatatatatatcacttttATAATAACAACTTTAAGTGTATGTTTGATAcggaggaaaatattttccgaaaaatattttttaactttttcatttGGTTGGAtcaaatgttttgaaaaatatttttcaaatcaactcattttcctcaaatttaaggaaaatgactttccgtcaaaacttaagaaaaacatttttcaaacacAATCTAACCTCTCCCCTACCCACCCCATCCTACCAGCCCCCAACCAGCCCCTCCTACCCctaaaacaaatttaagtttatctttaaaaaaatattttctacttcaaaattttatttcttcaccCCTACCCTCGATTTCCCCCACCCCATTCACTACCATCccattccaaaaaaaaaaaaggatcaatttaagtttgtttttaaaaatagtttcaacttcaaaaattcattttttttcacttctaCTCTCGACCCCCTCTACCAACCCCCCTCCCCCTcccaaaaaaaatgaacttttttttaaagtttatttttttaaaaaaaattaaattttaaaaattattttctactctaataaaaaataaaaaatatttttcgctCAATAAccaaacactaaaatatttttttaaaaaatattttttgctcaccaaccaaatataagaaaataaatcaaatatctaCTTGTTTTCGAGAAGAACATTACGCCCTAGATCAAAAAGTTATTATCTATATTCATGGTAAAATGTGTACTTTGTAAAATCCAAAAGTCCAAAAATTAATCTTGCGGTGTCGCTTTCGATTTTATAGTGAAAATAGTAGTCAACTCCTCCGTCGAGATGCAGATCAACCCGGCGGGTCGTTTAACCAAAATAGGAAACCGGCGCTTTGGACAATATTACAATCTTTCTACTAAACCCGTTTTCCGGTTCTCCACTCCAAAAACAGGGATCTCTCCAAAATTGCCGCTGTTAATTTGTAACCGTCTCGAGAAAATTGGCAGTAGCAATCTTCGGGTTTCTGCCGAGACATTAAAACCCCTGTTCCTCTCGATTTTGTCCAAAACTCAACAGTTTTTTGAGCGCTCCACTGTTCCTGTGAtagaaagggagaaaatggaGGTCAATGGTTGTTTCAAGCGTAATCTTCTTCTGATGTTTACTGTATTTGGAGTAATGGCGATAGTGAAAGGTCCAACTGAAGCCCTAGCTTCTAGTTCTCCTTCTGCTTTTGTCCAAAATGTCATCTACTCTAACAAGATCGCCATCTTTTCCAAATCCTATTGTCCGTAAGTATCTCTGTATTATCAAAACTAAGGATTGATTAGAAAATTGTGAACTTTCGCAGCATATTCAAAGCTTGCAGAGGAAAGAGTTCAGCTTTTCTTTGCTTTCTGTCTTGTTAACTGTACTGATTTTCTCTCTGCCGCGTTTTATCTTCTTTCGTGTTAATTTTAGAAatatcattaagagttttaGGGGTTAGTTTCTCTATTTCCAGCCTACTTTACTACAGTTAGACTTTGGCCAATTTAGTCATTTACATGGGATTAGCTCATTGTAAGTTGTTAGTTATTTACAGGAGATTATGGAACTCTTATGAGGATTGAAGGTTGAAGCCTCCTTTCCACTTGAGGGTGACTGATAACATTGGTTTCATCTTGGTTCCAAGTAGGAGCTATTAtgtatgtttttatttgttgcCTAAAGAGGATGACTAGTCGATAACATTGCTTTCTTAATTTTAAGTGACCAATTCCATATCGTTTCCACTATAATTTGGTATCACATCAAGTGTGTGTAGCCATAGACAAATCTTCTAGAGATCAAGTTCTTTTTATTCCTCTTCATTAtcgaaatttgaaaataattggtATGCATATATGAAGGTCACACAACACAGTTTGAAGTTTACATCCTTTTCCATCTTCGTTTGATGATAGTTATGAGTCCAAAGGTCTTAAAACCAGACCTTTCATTTTGGCAAAGGAGGAAGCTGTTCAGACTCCAACCTATGTAATAGCTGAGCATTTAATTTCTTATGCTCTATGTGCTGCTTGGAATAAACATTATGTAAGGCtaagatataatatatatgtccATGAATAAGATTTAAGATAATGGATTTGAGGCATCATAGGCTGTGGCGGTGCTCTGTATCCCATCATATTTTTATGCCATgcatccttttattttaatactcAGCTGGATCACACATTTATCTTTACCATAAAAAGAAACAAGCACTCAAGGGTGTGGCTTAGTGGTCAATGATGTGGATTGAGTACATGAAGTTTAGTTCAATTCCCAACAGAgaaaaacactaggtgatttcttctctCTGTTCTAGACTTGTTGGACATAGTTACATGATACTTGTTGCTAGTGGGAGATGGCAGTCCGGTAGATGTCCCATGGAATTAGTCGTGGTGCGCTCAAATCGGTTGCTACTTCTTGCTGGTGGGAGGTGGCAGCCTGGTGTGTATCCCATGGAGTTAGTCTTGTTGCACACAAACTGGCTCGGACACCACggttatcaaaaaaagaaaaagaatcatgAAATACGTTGCATCTGAAAATCACAATAGCTTTCTAAGTGCATGTTA
This window of the Solanum pennellii chromosome 2, SPENNV200 genome carries:
- the LOC107008790 gene encoding glutaredoxin-C3-like, which produces MQINPAGRLTKIGNRRFGQYYNLSTKPVFRFSTPKTGISPKLPLLICNRLEKIGSSNLRVSAETLKPLFLSILSKTQQFFERSTVPVIEREKMEVNGCFKRNLLLMFTVFGVMAIVKGPTEALASSSPSAFVQNVIYSNKIAIFSKSYCPYCKRAKGIFNELQEQPFVVELDLRDDGARIQDVLLDLVGRSTVPQVFVNGKHIGGSDDLRNAVESGRLQSLLKKE
- the LOC107009166 gene encoding uncharacterized protein LOC107009166 is translated as MALSLSKTTPLRTNLSYRPPENVQRASAFLMPIADLTFGRIYTANLIRFCHPRFLSSRNFAALKGPMAEETNLKSTVESTMDNKITVESTTNNKTESEKKQEESKVTIPPPPEKPLPDDCCGSGCVRCVWDMYYEELEEYNKLYKSNPDVKPS